Proteins encoded together in one Impatiens glandulifera chromosome 1, dImpGla2.1, whole genome shotgun sequence window:
- the LOC124919968 gene encoding glutathione S-transferase U17-like yields the protein MAEEGSSVKLLGLWPSPYVNRVQISLKLKSIDYEFIEEPFGPKSDLLLKSNPAHKKIPVFFHNQRAISESLIIVQYIDEQWSSGHSILPSNPLDRANARFWAAYADDEWFPALKNILMASEEERLVLEVKMKEGLAFLEETFVKSSEGKAFFGGDDISFLDIAFGSFLGWLKAVEKLTGVSFLDESSVPHLVVWADNFLSHEAVNGIIPEPDALVEVAKMIKAMVESQAKN from the exons ATGGCAGAAGAAGGTTCTTCGGTAAAGCTTTTGGGATTATGGCCGAGCCCTTATGTTAACCGAGTTCAAATCTCCCTTAAACTCAAGTCAATTGACTATGAATTTATCGAAGAGCCATTCGGCCCCAAAAGTGACTTACTTCTGAAATCAAATCCCGCTCACAAGAAAATTCCCGTATTTTTTCACAACCAAAGAGCCATATCAGAGTCCCTTATCATAGTTCAATACATAGATGAACAATGGTCTTCGGGCCACTCAATCCTCCCATCGAATCCCCTAGATCGCGCCAACGCCCGTTTTTGGGCTGCCTATGCCGACGACGAG TGGTTCCCTGCTTTAAAAAACATTCTTATGGCATCGGAGGAAGAAAGATTGGTGTTAGAAGTTAAGATGAAGGAGGGTTTAGCGTTCTTAGAAGAAACTTTTGTTAAATCTAGCGAAGGGAAGGCATTCTTCGGAGGAGACGATATTTCGTTTCTCGACATTGCATTCGGAAGCTTCTTAGGGTGGTTGAAGGCGGTTGAAAAGTTGACGGGAGTGAGTTTTCTAGATGAATCGAGTGTGCCTCATCTCGTGGTTTGGGCAGATAACTTCCTTTCGCATGAAGCTGTAAATGGTATCATACCAGAGCCAGATGCACTTGTGGAAGTGGCTAAGATGATTAAAGCCATGGTTGAATCTCAAGCTAAGAACTAA